In one window of Sandaracinaceae bacterium DNA:
- a CDS encoding HAMP domain-containing histidine kinase produces the protein MSGFWRAAHELRTPLATLRATVDVSLRRPREDAELREALEEVGAEVTRLETMAQELLGLGQARAAPREERLADVREIVRDSIRRFTDAATLADVTLVLRASEATRALVEPELLGRALDNLLRNALRTRARESRVEVAHHGRRRAAHPRALTRAQGIPPGAEERIFVPFHRERRAGQGGATGLAPVREGWPSATRPRPARSAVHARRLARDRPAA, from the coding sequence GTGAGCGGCTTCTGGCGGGCGGCGCACGAGCTGCGCACGCCGCTGGCCACGCTGCGCGCCACGGTGGACGTGAGCCTGCGCCGCCCGCGCGAAGACGCTGAACTGCGCGAGGCGCTCGAGGAGGTGGGCGCCGAGGTGACCCGGCTCGAGACCATGGCGCAGGAGCTGCTGGGCCTCGGGCAAGCGCGCGCTGCGCCGCGGGAAGAGCGCCTCGCGGACGTCCGAGAGATCGTGCGCGACTCCATCCGCCGCTTCACGGACGCCGCCACGCTCGCCGACGTCACGCTCGTGCTGCGCGCGTCGGAGGCCACCCGTGCCTTGGTGGAGCCCGAGCTGCTGGGACGCGCGCTCGACAATCTGCTGCGCAACGCGCTCCGCACACGCGCCCGCGAGAGCCGCGTGGAGGTCGCTCACCACGGCCGGCGGCGAGCTGCTCATCCGCGTGCGTTGACGAGGGCGCAGGGCATCCCACCGGGCGCCGAGGAGCGCATCTTCGTGCCTTTTCACCGTGAGCGACGGGCCGGGCAGGGGGGTGCAACTGGGCTCGCGCCGGTGCGCGAGGGGTGGCCGAGCGCCACGAGGCCGCGCCCTGCGCGCTCAGCCGTCCACGCGCGGCGCCTGGCCAGAGATCGCCCTGCCGCCTAG